TCTCCAACGCGACGAAGCTCGCATCCATCCCTTGCAATTGGCGCAAAGGCATCCTCCTGTCCCATGTGCACGCAACCGCCGTGTTTGTACGATTGTTGCGCAGGTCGGCCCGCTTTTGCAGGTCCATGACAAGGAGGTAACGTGCGCAGCGGCAAGGTCAACCTGCCGCCTGCGTAAGCGCTTTCCTTTGCGTCAGCGCCGTTGTTGCCGCGCAGCAATAAAGAACAGCAGCGTTCCGACACCGATCAGCACCCCGAACATCGTCCACGCCTCGGCGTTCGCGTGACTGGCAATCCAACCAGAAGCGGCAAAGGCAAGGATTGCAACGAGGAAGTGAAGTGGTGTGAGCGTTCCGTCTCGGCGCTCGACCACGGGCAGCGAAGCAGCGGTTATTAGGTAGGTCAGCATTCGGGCCAGTGTGCTGGCAGCTGCCAGCGCAATGAAGCCTGCCCAAAGCGAAAACAGGATCGCTGCTACGCCATAAAAAACGATTGAATTAGCGGGCGTGAGGTATCGTGGATTGATGCGTTCGAACCACTCGGGGAGCAGGCCTTGCTGCGCCATGCCATAGGCCATGCGGGGAACGGCAATAATGTTGGCAAAGTTGTTCGCGGCGATCGAAACACCCGCACCGGCGACAATGAGCACTGTCGCCCACTGGCCCAACGCGGCCTCCCCCGCATTGGCCAGCGCATTCGGATTTGTCCCTGGGGCCGGTGCAATCGTCAGGTAGGCCCAGATCACCAGCGCATAGATCAGAGTGACCGTCGCCAGCGCCGCGATAAGGACCCGAGGGATGTCTCGCTTTGGTTCGCGCGCCTCCCCCGCAGGGACCACTACCACTTCGAAGCCGATGAATGCATAGAACAACAGCAATACGACCGACTGGACCTGGCTGAACTGAGGCAGTGCGATCGGTTGCCCCTTGAACCCGCCAAATAGCGCTGCACCGACGATCAGTGCCAGCGGCAAGAGCTTGAGTACGGTCATCCCGCCCAGCATGTTTACCGAGCCGCGCATGCTGAAGACATTCGCCAGCGTGAACAGCGCGATACAGAGCACCACCGCGCTCGTCTCTACGATGTTATTGCCGAGCCACGGGAACAATGCGGCGAAATAGGTTACCATTACGTGGGTATTGGCAGCCAGCGCGACGACCCCGGATGCATAGCGACCCCAACCGGCCTGGAAACCGGCAAATGGGCCGTAGGCGTCCATGCCGTAGAGCACAGGGCCCCCGCTGCGATCGTATCGGGCTGCAAACCAAGCGAACACCAGTGCCAGCGGCAGGAACATGATCCCGCCCAGCACCATCAGCCACGGGGCGAAGCTGCCGACGGCGGCAACGAGCACGGCGGGCAGCGCGAAAATGCCCGATCCAATCATGCCGTTGATCTGGAACAGCGAGTTGCCCCAAAAGCCCACGGTGCGCGGCGGCGCTAACTTGTGATCCATCGAATCCCCTGTTTGACCGGCACGCTGCCCGCAAACCGGCATGGGTGCAAGCGATTGAGATTGCGCACGCCGCCGCCTATCACTCGCCCCGATGGCCCGAACCCCTGCCGGATCCCCGCCCGACCCGCGTGGCGCAGAGCGCTTCAACGAGGAGCGCGCGACCTATGTCGTGAAGGGATCGAGCCAGCCCGACCTCAACGCCGGGATCGCAGCGATCCGCGAAACGGTGAAGACGTTGAAGTCGGTGCCGGGGGTCTATCGGATGCTCGATGCCCGCGGCGATGTGCTTTATGTCGGCAAGGCGCGTGCGCTGAAGAACCGGGTGGCGAACTACACGCAGGTGCAGAACCTGACCAACCGGCTGCTGCGAATGGTCAGCCAGACGCGCAGCATGGTGATCGTCACGACCAACAGCGAAGCCGAGGCGCTGCTGCTCGAAGCGCAGCTGATCAAGCGCTATCGCCCGGCCTACAACGTGCTGCTGCGCGACGACAAAAGCTTCCCGTTCATCCTGCTGCGTGCCGATCACGAGTTCCCGCGGATCATGAAGCACCGCGGCGCGCGCAAGGCGAAAGGCAATTACTACGGTCCGTTTGC
Above is a window of Tsuneonella mangrovi DNA encoding:
- a CDS encoding APC family permease — protein: MDHKLAPPRTVGFWGNSLFQINGMIGSGIFALPAVLVAAVGSFAPWLMVLGGIMFLPLALVFAWFAARYDRSGGPVLYGMDAYGPFAGFQAGWGRYASGVVALAANTHVMVTYFAALFPWLGNNIVETSAVVLCIALFTLANVFSMRGSVNMLGGMTVLKLLPLALIVGAALFGGFKGQPIALPQFSQVQSVVLLLFYAFIGFEVVVVPAGEAREPKRDIPRVLIAALATVTLIYALVIWAYLTIAPAPGTNPNALANAGEAALGQWATVLIVAGAGVSIAANNFANIIAVPRMAYGMAQQGLLPEWFERINPRYLTPANSIVFYGVAAILFSLWAGFIALAAASTLARMLTYLITAASLPVVERRDGTLTPLHFLVAILAFAASGWIASHANAEAWTMFGVLIGVGTLLFFIAARQQRR